In Prinia subflava isolate CZ2003 ecotype Zambia chromosome 8, Cam_Psub_1.2, whole genome shotgun sequence, the genomic window acctGCCCCGGCAGCCGGCGGGGGTAGGCAGCGGCGCGGGGACCGGGAGGGGAAGCGGGGCAGCTCGGTGCGGGCAACGGCGGGTAGGGCAGACCGAGCGGAGCCTGGTGCACGGAGCGGGGCCACAGCCCGGTGCGGGAGCAGGGAACCGGAGGGCAGAGTCCGGCGGGAAAGGAGGGTCCGGTGAGGGGCAATTTAGTGGAGTCACAGGGACACGGGGCCCCACAGGGGGTTTCAGAGGATTCGGGAAGGTGGGTCGCGCGTTGGGAGCTGGTTTGGAAAGGGAGAGAGCCAGGTGGGACGACTCGGTTCGGAGAGGCAGGTGCCGGgttcagggagaaggagcagcccGGTCTGAGGGTCAGCTCCGGGCAAGGGGGACAGTCCGGAAGGGGTCTCAGCTCTGAAGGCAGCCCGGTTCGGCTAAGCGGGAtcccaggaggaggagcagcccggTTCGGAGACCTGCGGGGTGGGGTTGGCAGCCCGCTCAGGAGAAGCGACTCCGGGGTGGGGAAGCGACTCCGGGGTGGGGAAGCATCCCGCCCCTGGGGTTCGGCTCTGGTTGGGAGAAGCGTCCCGGTTCAGGGACCCGTCTCCGACCCAGAAGAGCATCCCGTCCCGGTTCGACTGCTCACCTTCGGTCGCGCAGGCCGGCGGCGGTTCCATGGCGTCCCCGCGGGCGGCGGAGCTGCGGAGCCCAGACGAGGCGGCGGCCGCGGGTGCGGGGGCTGGTGCGGCTGCGGGGGGGCCGGTGCCGGCGGGCCCGGGGCTGGCGCTGGCGCTGGGCTGCGCCCTGGGCGGCGCGGCGCTGGTGGTGCTGGCGGGGGCCGTTCCGCGGGCGGTGCGGCCCGACCCTACCGTGCCGGCGCGGCAGATGGAGCGGCTGGAGGCTCGGGCAGCCCGGCTCCGCGCCCGCCTCGACCGCTGCACCGTGGCCGGGCTGgcgctgctggccctgggcgGGCTCCTGCTCGCCGCCCTGCTGCTgaccgccgccgccgcccgccgccgcgcccgggCCGCCCGCCGCACCGGTGGCACCTATGGCTCGGTACGGCTGCGGCTGCGGAGAGTATCAGCTGAAGGGACGCGGGCGCTGCTCGAGAGCCAGCTGAgccccccaccccagccccccGAGGGGCCCGGCTCCTAGCCGTGcgcaccccagggaccccccgCCGCTGGCAGGAACGAGGACCCCTTGCTGCACTGCAACACCGATACCACTGGGTGAAACTTCACCCACGCCAGCCTTCAGCCACCATTCTCACCTCCTTGAACCTTCTTGAATGGTGCTGTGGCCCAACAGCACCGGACTGATGAGGCTTTGGGGTACTCCACCAGACTGCATGGCCCTGGCCTGGGTTGTTCCCCACCACCAGCATTGGGACAGCATGGCCTTGGGACCTCCTGTCACCTCCGCAGCACCTTCCTGGATGGGATCCTGCCACCAACATCATGGCATTGGCACAGTCAAGGCAGCCCATGGGATTTCTGTGCCACAGTCAGTTGCAGCCTGGGCTGGATGTGAGGCTGagctccttcccacagccagGACCTGACTGCTCTTCCAAACAGTTCTGTTTCTGCCATCAGTGACCATTTTTAGCAATAGTTTCCTGTAAAACTCTGGTACAGAGCTGGTGCTTGCACTACTTCAGGCAGAAGAGGAGGCAGCAAGCGTGTCCACCACTTGTGGGGTGGGGTCCAGCCCCCTGCAATCccccagccctcacagcccaCCAGCTCCATTCTGCACAGCAGGATGAAGGCCAGGACACATGCCTGCACTGTGCCAAGCATCTCGTTACCACCAGCAGCCCTGAAATGGCCTCTTCAAAAACCATGGTGCTCCATACAGAAGAGAGTGGATTCTCAGTGCCTCGAGGTGACGTGGTGGCCGTGTCCCACActggcctggcagtgctgctgctggggtggccCCACACTGGCCTTTCTGCTGATTCAAGGGCCGTTGTCTGTGGTGTGAAGGCAAAATTGCATTTCGGGAATTAAACATGAAGCGTCATTAAAGCACAATGTTCTGTGGAAAGAGAAATGGGTATGAGCAAtgtgctgggaaagggaaataaCTATCCCACTGGAAAATGCAGACCTACAAAAGGTGCTGTTTATCAGGAACTGCCACCAGTTTTCAATCCATTCCATAAGCTACCCACTGTAGACATTCTTAGGCAGGGACAAATCCCTCCAGACAGCCTGACAcaaagaaaagtgatttttgcaTCTGGTTGCCTGGGTAGGGTTTTATTCCGGGGCTTCCAGTGCCTCCTTGTATGCTGGGAATTGTGTCCTCTGCCCTGTGTTTCCACATAATGCTTCACAGATTAGTCTCCCTGCTCTTGTGGAGGGACACATGCCACATGCCTCCCTTCCTGTCACCATACCACCAGCCATGCTCTGTATTTATTGTAGGATCTCAGGAAATAACCTTGAATCACCTTACACCTGCAGTCCTGGCACCCAGGCACCTTTCCCTGGGATGAAACCACACTTGGAGCGAAATGGGTGGCTGTGCCCCACCCTCCCCAAACAAGCATCGCCTGTCCCAAACAGCCCTGGGACAAATGGCTTTAATCAGAGCCTGAGGGGTCAAATGAAGGGTCCAAGGACAGCAGGGGGGTGAAATGTCATTGTGGCTGTCACCGAGCGGCTCTAGGTTGTAGTGGGGAGGGGGTGAtgctgtgggagggagggaagagagggatggaaagggaaagaaagggaagaaggaacGGGGAGAAAGGGGGAGCTCGTAGTCTTCCCAAGCAAGGCTCTGCCCTGAGAGATGTCCCTCCTGCAACTCAGTGCTGGCCCTGCAtttctggattaaaaaaataaacccgTTAGACGGAGAAATCATCCTCATCccttttttgttgctttaaaTAAGATGGAAGGAGTGTTTCCAGGATGAAAAGCTGAGCCTGGTGAAGGTTACACTGCTAA contains:
- the TMEM74B gene encoding transmembrane protein 74B, with translation MASPRAAELRSPDEAAAAGAGAGAAAGGPVPAGPGLALALGCALGGAALVVLAGAVPRAVRPDPTVPARQMERLEARAARLRARLDRCTVAGLALLALGGLLLAALLLTAAAARRRARAARRTGGTYGSVRLRLRRVSAEGTRALLESQLSPPPQPPEGPGS